From Toxorhynchites rutilus septentrionalis strain SRP chromosome 2, ASM2978413v1, whole genome shotgun sequence, a single genomic window includes:
- the LOC129764695 gene encoding uncharacterized protein LOC129764695, whose translation MRLLILIILIKTISTTNYKEITNSNGLVAFKIKTARIRIGYDRMLHRINLNTLNDNIENIEKIMKSFETIEHLEQTLLEKTKLAKDKLRSLLPHRIKRGLMNALGTAIKLITGNPDNDDLIVMHQSLGILKTQGDKLVNNQMKQIQINELFQNKLNNITDSISKIESKITKEYNTVQGIKTDLEFVNLIWNMDKIISIIEDIEEQVEFSRVGLINKNILSLEEKQLILDRLKTQTIKLNYLDEIFQYTSASVGISNNQAVILIKTPILDKKTYDLLEIHTLRVNNSRIDTNINLVTKYGNTVYYQPTECDICDGNNLIEDDCIYKILTHQTPKCPFVKSKQTTQIKEVKQGIILIDTTEIVEVKDSCGDSRMVSDATIIETENCTVKIRNFTFFGQPDVTYQQEYLIPIYSKPLQNGNFTDLDDENVMLRIQNLEELNEVQLYLNTTQHRVTIGGTTLLIITFICFFSVYFYKKGNKRNEVTKNPPEPLVATQVDETENNGSIPLSLLPGKKAEQKCIPKPWIELPKLQSRTLET comes from the coding sequence AATAATACTCATCAAAACAATAAGCACCACCAACTATAAAGAAATAACGAACAGCAATGGATTGGTTGCGTTCAAGATCAAAACAGCAAGGATTAGAATCGGATATGACAGAATGTTGCATAGAATCAACCTAAATACATTAAATGACAATatagaaaacatagaaaaaatcatgaaatcgtTTGAAACTATAGAACACCTAGAGCAAACACTACTAGAAAAAACCAAACTAGCAAAAGATAAACTCAGGAGCCTCCTACCACATAGAATAAAAAGGGGACTTATGAACGCATTAGGAACAGCCATTAAACTCATCACGGGAAACCCTGATAACGATGACCTAATAGTCATGCATCAAAGTTTGGGAATATTAAAAACACAAGGAGACAAATTAGTGAACAATCAGATGAAACAAATCCAGATCaatgaactttttcaaaataaattgaataatattACAGACTCTATTAGTaaaattgaatcaaaaattactaAGGAATACAACACAGTACAGGGAATAAAAACAGATTTAGAATTCGTCAACCTTATCTGGAATATGGACAAAATTATCAGCATAATAGAGGACATCGAGGAGCAAGTAGAATTTTCTAGAGTAGGCTTGATAAACAAAAACATACTCTCATTGGAGGAAAAACAGTTAATTTTAGACAGGCTTAAGACACAAACAATAAAGCTAAATTACTTAGACGAAATTTTCCAATATACCTCAGCGAGTGTCGGTATCAGCAACAATCAAGCAGTCATATTAATAAAGACCCCCATTTTGGATAAAAAGACGTACGATTTGTTAGAAATCCATACTTTGAGAGTTAACAATTCACGGATCGATACGAACATCAACCTGGTAACGAAATATGGCAACACAGTTTATTACCAACCAACAGAATGCGATATTTGCGATGGAAATAACCTAATTGAGGACGATTGCATCTATAAAATATTAACTCACCAAACACCCAAATGCCCGTttgtaaaatcaaaacaaacaacacaaaTCAAAGAAGTCAAGCAAGGAATCATCCTGATCGACACAACAGAAATCGTAGAAGTAAAAGACTCTTGCGGAGATTCAAGGATGGTTAGCGATGCCACAATAATCGAAACCGAAAACTGTACCGTCAAAATACGAAATTTcacattttttggacaacctgACGTAACCTACCAGCAAGAATACCTGATCCCAATATACAGCAAGCCCCTCCAAAATGGAAATTTTACAGATCTTGACGATGAAAACGTCATGCTACGAATACAGAACTTGGAAGAACTCAATGAAGTTCAACTTTACTTGAACACCACACAACACCGGGTAACAATTGGAGGTACAACCCTCCTCATAATAACATTTATCTGTTTCTTTTCTGTATATTTCTACAAAAAAGGTAATAAAAGAAATGAAGTAACCAAAAATCCGCCAGAACCTCTCGTGGCTACTCAGGTGGACGAAACTGAAAACAACGGAAGTATTCCATTATCCCTACTTCCGGGGAAGAAGGCAGAGCAAAAATGCATCCCGAAACCATGGATCGAGCTGCCGAAACTTCAATCGAGGACGCTTGAAACTTAG